From a single Trachemys scripta elegans isolate TJP31775 chromosome 17, CAS_Tse_1.0, whole genome shotgun sequence genomic region:
- the LOC117889532 gene encoding CMP-N-acetylneuraminate-beta-galactosamide-alpha-2,3-sialyltransferase 4-like, which yields MNLEGLVCSKSQCRFAWVFLKKLWKVLMLLLSVVLSVRVVQYCGRMMPDVPFEKDINICRKRFAWRKPILGRFEPDWKPFLTSKELFWQDDTPARRQLNDLLHFHRLPFGLNSSVLHAFHTLQLLPQHGMPKSIERLRCRRCVVVGNSNSIRGRGLGAVIDSHNIVIRLNNAPVKEHEEDVGEKTSIRLFFPESALPNPLDNNDSETLMVLIAFKSLDFTWVKEMLLQTRNKTVEGFWRRPPSEWKWNASHLRILHPYVTYEATYKLLQLKKKGGKYSTTGIIALNLALHICHEVNIIGFGYPDKDDNTTPVHYYDTEHLSQGLFMMHNISAEQAWLLKMMERGMISNLMHPSSWSWGP from the exons TGCTCAGTGTGCGAGTTGTCCAGTACTGCGGGAGGATGATGCCTGATGTTCCCTTTGA GAAGGACATCAACATTTGCAGGAAGCGCTTTGCATGGAGAAAGCCCATTCTTGGCAG GTTCGAGCCTGACTGGAAACCTTTCCTGACCAGCAAGGAGTTATTCTGGCAGGATGACACCCCTGCCAGGAGACAACTAAACGACCTTCTCCACTTCCACAGGCTTCCCTTCGGACTGAATAGCTCGG TTCTCCATGCGTTCCACACGTTACAGCTCCTCCCGCAGCATGGGATGCCAAAGTCCATTGAGCG TCTTCGGTGCCGAAGGTGCGTCGTGGTCGGCAACAGTAACTCCATTCGTGGCCGAGGCCTCGGGGCAGTGATTGACTCGCACAACATCGTCATCAG GTTAAACAATGCTCCCGTGAAAGAGCATGAGGAAGATGTGGGTGAGAAAACCAGCATCCGGCTCTTCTTCCCCGAGTCTGCGCTGCCCAACCCTCTGGATAACAACGACAGTGAAACGCTGATGGTGCTCATTGCGTTCAAGAGCCTGGATTTTACCTGGGtgaaggagatgctgctgcagacAAGGAATAAG ACTGTAGAGGGGTTTTGGCGCAGGCCGCCCAGTGAATGGAAGTGGAATGCCTCTCACCTGCGGATTCTGCACCCTTACGTCACCTACGAAGCAACATACAAATTGCTTCAGCTGAAGAAGAAGGGCGGG AAATATTCCACCACCGGAATCATCGCTTTGAACTTAGCTCTCCATATCTGCCACGAGGTTAACATCATAGGATTTGGGTACCCTGACAAGGATGACAATACCACGCCAGTACACTACTATGACACGGAGCATCTGAGCCAGGGCCTG TTTATGATGCACAACATCAGCGCGGAGCAGGCGTGGCTGCTGAAAATGATGGAGCGGGGGATGATTTCCAACTTGATGCACCCTTCCTCCTGGTCCTGGGGCCCCTGA